The following is a genomic window from Actinomycetota bacterium.
GTTCCGGGAGACAGGTTGCCGTCGAGGACCACCAGACCTGCCGTTGCGATGACGTCTCGTGCTCTGTTGACCTCCGCTGGGCCCAGCTCACTGGTCGCTGCCATGTCGGCGACAGCCGACACCAGTTCCCCGTCACAGTCCAGCAGCGCCACGTACGTGCCGGTCGGCAGGTCGGTCCGGTGCACGTACTCCAGGCGCACACCAGCCGCACCGGTCTGGTTAAGCAGGCTCTCCCCCGCGGCATCACGGCCCACGGCGGCGACCAGGAAGGTGCGGGTGCCGAGCCTGGCCAGGTTCTCGGCGACGTTGCGGCCAACACCCCCAGGTGTCATCGAGCCGTGCCCGGGGTTGCTCGTGCCCTGCCTGACCCGCTCTGCGCTGCGCGCCTTGACGTCGACATTGGCTCCGCCGACCACGACGACCCCCGGCCGGTCACCGAGGACATATCCCCGTCCGACGATGACACCCTTCTTGCCAAGGTTGGACAGGTGGACGTTGACAGC
Proteins encoded in this region:
- a CDS encoding PfkB family carbohydrate kinase; protein product: MRLTVREQQVVALLRGNPMIGSEEIAARLGMSRAAVNVHLSNLGKKGVIVGRGYVLGDRPGVVVVGGANVDVKARSAERVRQGTSNPGHGSMTPGGVGRNVAENLARLGTRTFLVAAVGRDAAGESLLNQTGAAGVRLEYVHRTDLPTGTYVALLDCDGELVSAVADMAATSELGPAEVNRARDVIATAGLVVLDGNLSPGT